From a region of the Halobacteriovorax sp. HLS genome:
- a CDS encoding ABC transporter substrate-binding protein yields MKKITLVIFFFCSILPSFSKEKLVLGTFIIPRYIQSSTKGEFIELTKEISKLSNMDIEIKILPPKRTLLAFTQNEIDGYFPALDALQHGKVNKTSDFYIKEDFIFERKLSSYKKLKTKVRVCLTRGYPYHRKVLNNKDWVISYASSDENCIELVNLNRADIFIGEEITGLAAIKNLNLSNKITYNKFTPISEQSVYFAFPDNEVGKKRSAAFDKALKKIIMSGKYNKLFHLKEKK; encoded by the coding sequence ATGAAAAAAATTACTTTAGTCATATTCTTCTTTTGCTCAATATTGCCAAGCTTCTCAAAGGAGAAGCTTGTTCTTGGGACTTTTATCATTCCTCGCTATATTCAATCTTCTACAAAGGGTGAGTTCATTGAGCTCACAAAAGAAATCTCTAAGCTTTCTAATATGGATATTGAGATAAAAATACTTCCACCTAAAAGAACATTGCTCGCCTTTACTCAAAATGAGATCGATGGTTATTTCCCTGCACTAGATGCCTTACAACATGGAAAAGTAAATAAGACCTCTGACTTCTACATAAAAGAAGATTTCATCTTCGAAAGAAAATTAAGTTCTTATAAGAAATTAAAAACTAAAGTAAGAGTTTGTCTAACGAGAGGCTACCCTTACCATCGTAAAGTGTTAAATAACAAAGACTGGGTTATTTCCTATGCTAGTTCGGATGAAAACTGCATTGAACTTGTAAATTTAAATCGGGCAGATATCTTTATTGGAGAAGAGATTACGGGTCTTGCTGCAATTAAGAATTTAAACCTATCTAATAAAATTACGTATAATAAATTTACTCCAATATCTGAACAAAGTGTTTACTTTGCTTTTCCTGATAATGAAGTTGGAAAAAAAAGAAGCGCTGCCTTCGATAAAGCATTAAAGAAAATTATAATGTCAGGTAAGTATAATAAGTTGTTTCATTTAAAGGAAAAAAAATAG
- the fbaA gene encoding class II fructose-bisphosphate aldolase, translated as MPVANYEQYCTMLDRAKKGGFAYPAINVTSTSTANAALEAFANMKSDGIIQVSTGGGQFASGQSVKDMALGAISIAQHVHLMAQKYNVLIALHTDHCHPNKVDGFMIPLIEETEKRRAKGEPNLFNSHMYDGSELPLEENIRVSKELLERCAKNEIILEIETGVVGGEEDGVNNEDTPADKLYTSPEEMVQVAKALRPVGKFMYAATFGNVHGVYKPGNVKLRPEILKNGQAAVVKEFGEEAANWLVFHGGSGSELSEIHETLGYGVVKMNIDTDTQYAYSKGVVDHMFKNYDSMLKIDGEVGNKSFYDPRAWMKAAEKTMTARIEQACRDLKSDGKSILHS; from the coding sequence ATGCCTGTAGCTAATTATGAACAATACTGTACGATGCTTGATAGAGCGAAAAAAGGTGGTTTTGCCTACCCTGCCATTAACGTTACTTCAACCTCTACGGCCAATGCTGCCCTAGAAGCATTTGCTAATATGAAATCAGATGGAATCATCCAAGTATCAACTGGTGGAGGACAATTTGCCTCAGGTCAATCTGTAAAAGATATGGCCCTCGGAGCAATCTCAATTGCTCAACACGTTCATTTAATGGCCCAGAAATATAATGTCCTAATCGCGCTTCACACAGATCACTGCCATCCTAATAAAGTAGATGGTTTTATGATTCCTCTAATTGAAGAGACTGAAAAAAGAAGAGCTAAGGGTGAGCCAAACCTTTTCAACTCTCATATGTATGACGGTTCTGAGCTTCCTCTTGAAGAAAATATAAGAGTATCTAAGGAACTATTAGAAAGATGTGCAAAAAATGAAATCATTTTAGAAATTGAAACTGGTGTTGTTGGTGGAGAAGAAGACGGAGTTAACAATGAAGATACTCCAGCTGATAAACTCTACACTTCTCCTGAAGAGATGGTTCAAGTTGCAAAAGCACTAAGACCAGTCGGTAAGTTTATGTATGCTGCAACTTTTGGAAATGTTCATGGTGTTTATAAGCCTGGTAACGTAAAGCTACGTCCAGAGATCCTTAAAAATGGACAAGCAGCAGTTGTAAAAGAATTTGGTGAAGAAGCTGCCAACTGGCTCGTATTTCACGGAGGTTCTGGTTCAGAGTTAAGTGAAATTCACGAAACACTTGGTTATGGTGTTGTGAAAATGAATATTGATACTGATACTCAATACGCTTATTCAAAGGGTGTTGTTGATCATATGTTCAAAAATTATGACTCTATGTTAAAGATCGACGGTGAAGTTGGAAATAAGAGCTTCTACGATCCAAGAGCATGGATGAAGGCCGCAGAAAAGACAATGACTGCTAGAATTGAACAGGCCTGTCGTGACCTTAAGTCAGATGGAAAATCAATTCTCCACTCATAA
- a CDS encoding thiamine pyrophosphate-dependent enzyme, whose protein sequence is MLKKTELKYSLKKTDKATLQQWYTLMTVGRLVDLRAPNYLKQAIGWSYHAPYAGHDAIQLAIGQIFTLNEDHLFPYYRDMLTALSAGCTAEELILNGISKGTDLASGGRHMSNHFAKPEWNIHNVSSCTGNHTLHAVGVARAMKRYNHTGVAISSQGESSVSEGYCYEAINGATNEKLPVIFVFQDNGYGISVPKRDQTANEFVADNFTGLKNLRIIHCDGKDVFDSMNAMTAARAHAIEKNEPVIVHAKCVRMGAHSNSDKHELYRDEKEIADAVAQDPYEAFKKQLIDNKIFTKKELEAIDEDSKKTVLEAHSAAMKAPNPTPESIYDFVLPEPHVPQKYVDGTHNEEGEPMKFIDALNGQLKKEFRHNPNTFIWGQDMANKDKGGIFNVSKGMQAEFGKERVFNGPIAEDFILGTANGFSRFNKDIRVVVEGAEFADYFWPAMEQYVECSHDYWRSNGAFAPNILIRLASGGYIGGGLYHSQNLEGNLAGIPGVRIVCPSFADDAAGLIRTAMRSEGPTLFLEPKSLYNAKQAMTVVPEDFEVPFGKARIRKEGKDLTIVTYGNTVHHCLEAAQTLTSEGYDVEVIDLRSIAPLDEETILNSVKKTNRCVVVHEDKVFGGFGGEIVAMINEKGFEDLDAPVKRIGSTFTPVGFNRILEKAVLPNVDRVLTGIREALAY, encoded by the coding sequence ATGCTTAAGAAAACAGAATTAAAGTATTCACTGAAAAAAACAGACAAAGCGACCCTTCAACAGTGGTACACGCTGATGACAGTGGGAAGATTAGTTGATCTTCGTGCTCCTAATTACTTAAAGCAGGCCATTGGTTGGTCATATCATGCACCTTATGCAGGTCATGATGCTATTCAGTTGGCAATTGGACAGATCTTCACTTTAAATGAAGACCATCTCTTTCCTTATTATAGAGATATGTTAACAGCATTATCAGCAGGTTGTACTGCAGAAGAGCTTATCTTAAACGGTATCTCAAAAGGAACTGACCTAGCTTCTGGTGGTAGACATATGTCGAATCACTTTGCTAAACCAGAGTGGAATATTCACAATGTTTCTTCTTGTACAGGTAACCACACGCTTCATGCTGTTGGTGTTGCTCGTGCGATGAAGAGGTATAATCACACAGGTGTTGCTATTTCTTCGCAAGGAGAGTCATCGGTTTCCGAAGGTTATTGCTACGAAGCGATCAACGGAGCAACTAATGAGAAACTTCCTGTTATTTTTGTTTTTCAAGATAATGGTTACGGAATCTCTGTGCCTAAGAGAGATCAAACGGCAAATGAATTTGTTGCTGACAACTTTACGGGTCTAAAGAACTTAAGAATTATTCACTGTGACGGAAAAGATGTCTTTGATTCAATGAATGCAATGACTGCTGCTAGAGCACATGCTATTGAAAAAAATGAACCAGTTATCGTTCATGCAAAGTGTGTGAGAATGGGAGCACATTCGAACTCAGATAAGCACGAATTATATAGAGATGAAAAAGAGATCGCAGACGCAGTTGCTCAAGATCCGTATGAAGCATTTAAGAAGCAGTTAATAGATAATAAAATTTTTACGAAAAAAGAGCTTGAAGCAATTGATGAAGACTCTAAGAAGACAGTCTTAGAAGCACATTCGGCTGCGATGAAAGCTCCTAATCCAACTCCTGAGTCAATTTATGACTTTGTTCTTCCTGAGCCTCACGTTCCACAGAAGTATGTAGACGGAACTCATAATGAAGAAGGTGAGCCGATGAAGTTCATCGATGCTCTTAATGGACAACTTAAAAAAGAATTCAGACACAATCCAAATACTTTTATCTGGGGGCAAGATATGGCCAATAAAGATAAGGGTGGTATCTTCAATGTTTCGAAGGGAATGCAAGCTGAGTTTGGTAAAGAGAGAGTTTTTAACGGTCCAATTGCGGAGGATTTTATTCTTGGTACGGCCAATGGTTTCTCTCGTTTCAATAAGGACATAAGAGTTGTTGTCGAAGGTGCAGAGTTTGCAGATTACTTCTGGCCTGCAATGGAGCAATATGTAGAATGTTCACATGATTACTGGCGTTCAAATGGTGCATTTGCTCCAAATATCCTGATAAGATTAGCCTCAGGTGGATATATTGGTGGTGGTCTTTATCACTCTCAGAACTTAGAAGGAAACCTTGCTGGTATTCCTGGTGTTAGAATTGTTTGCCCATCATTTGCTGATGATGCCGCAGGTTTAATTAGAACTGCTATGAGAAGTGAAGGTCCTACATTATTCTTAGAGCCGAAGTCTCTTTATAATGCAAAACAAGCAATGACAGTTGTTCCTGAAGACTTTGAAGTTCCTTTTGGAAAAGCGCGAATAAGAAAAGAAGGTAAGGACTTAACAATCGTTACTTATGGAAATACTGTTCATCACTGTCTTGAAGCGGCACAAACGCTTACAAGTGAAGGATATGATGTCGAGGTTATTGATTTAAGATCAATCGCTCCTCTAGATGAAGAGACTATCCTTAACTCTGTTAAGAAAACTAATAGATGTGTAGTTGTCCATGAAGATAAGGTCTTTGGTGGATTTGGTGGTGAGATTGTTGCCATGATAAATGAAAAAGGGTTTGAAGACCTTGATGCTCCAGTTAAAAGAATTGGATCAACATTTACTCCGGTAGGTTTCAATAGAATTCTAGAAAAGGCCGTTCTACCAAATGTAGATAGAGTTTTAACTGGAATTAGAGAAGCTCTAGCTTACTAA
- a CDS encoding tetratricopeptide repeat protein, translated as MRILNKSLFISLLLSSTSFADTSSKIKDALLDFKEGQYKNVISNLEKLSHTQKNSLITKHYLLALSYNRIHSYDLAISHFRTAIKLGSRATDLYYEFGQALYANNELTKSRIAFSKSYKLNYKQESSLYYVAHISQILEEYKQAKASYVKLIKSKNNDTALLQVARFQLAEVLLSMARTKAETERLVEKFVLPQMDLALKVDKSSSLSGEIFNRKKEIEKEFGLDPNLLYNGRRIDQRRWNASIDQQFSYDNNISLTSDLPASAASLEDSFIFRTKANASYDWILKKRFIISPETSLDYKKHTNRESINVKTQDSFDLGAGLNNSYEHKLFNNPASLLFDINYNYSGRYRADTNENSFYSRYMSYSLGEKFKYFTKGDTTFKVKYKDLISKTKDQNAKTTGFSADQTYLTLRGNILLFLLSYDSMDTYNNPKNSTNTTLLRFDFINPTLFPNITLLMGASMSFIDYVDPTESLTRGVEKTFTPVIKLTKKVTKKLKFTVSYEYTKNTSLKSDYQYTKHVTTSALKYKF; from the coding sequence ATGAGAATACTCAATAAATCTTTATTTATTTCACTTCTACTTTCGAGTACTAGCTTTGCAGACACATCTTCAAAAATTAAGGATGCACTCCTAGACTTTAAAGAAGGGCAATACAAGAACGTAATAAGTAATCTCGAAAAACTAAGCCATACTCAAAAAAACTCGCTCATAACAAAGCACTACCTACTAGCTCTTTCATATAATCGTATTCACTCCTATGACCTAGCAATTTCTCACTTTAGAACTGCAATTAAACTAGGCTCCAGGGCGACTGATTTATATTACGAGTTTGGCCAAGCATTATATGCAAATAATGAACTCACTAAATCTAGAATTGCATTTTCAAAATCATATAAACTAAATTACAAGCAAGAGTCTTCCCTTTACTATGTTGCACATATCTCGCAAATCCTGGAAGAGTATAAGCAAGCGAAGGCCAGCTACGTCAAGCTGATTAAATCGAAGAATAATGATACCGCTCTTTTACAAGTTGCGAGGTTTCAACTTGCTGAAGTACTCCTTTCAATGGCCAGAACAAAGGCCGAAACAGAAAGATTAGTTGAAAAATTTGTACTCCCACAAATGGACTTGGCCCTTAAAGTTGATAAGTCAAGTTCACTCAGTGGTGAGATTTTCAACAGAAAAAAAGAAATTGAAAAAGAATTCGGCCTAGACCCTAATCTTCTATATAATGGACGAAGAATTGATCAAAGAAGATGGAACGCTTCCATTGATCAACAATTTAGCTACGATAATAATATCTCTTTAACAAGTGATCTCCCCGCTTCCGCAGCTTCACTTGAAGATTCATTTATATTTAGAACAAAAGCGAATGCGAGCTATGATTGGATTTTAAAAAAGAGATTTATCATTAGTCCTGAAACTTCTCTTGATTACAAAAAACATACAAATAGAGAATCAATCAATGTTAAAACACAAGATTCTTTTGATCTTGGAGCAGGATTAAATAATTCATACGAACATAAATTATTTAACAATCCGGCCTCACTTCTTTTTGATATTAACTATAACTATAGTGGAAGGTACAGGGCCGATACTAATGAAAACTCATTCTACTCTAGGTACATGAGCTACTCTTTAGGAGAAAAGTTTAAGTATTTTACTAAGGGTGACACGACTTTTAAAGTTAAATATAAAGACCTGATTTCTAAAACAAAAGATCAGAATGCAAAAACGACAGGTTTTTCAGCTGATCAAACCTATTTAACACTAAGAGGAAATATCTTACTTTTCTTACTTTCATATGACTCAATGGATACTTATAATAATCCAAAAAATTCAACAAATACGACTCTGCTAAGATTTGATTTTATAAACCCTACTCTATTTCCTAACATAACACTTCTTATGGGCGCCTCTATGAGTTTCATAGACTATGTTGATCCTACAGAGAGCTTAACCAGAGGAGTTGAAAAAACTTTTACCCCAGTCATTAAGCTCACTAAGAAAGTTACAAAGAAATTAAAATTTACAGTCAGCTATGAGTATACAAAGAATACATCTTTAAAATCCGACTACCAATATACAAAGCATGTGACGACGTCCGCGCTAAAGTATAAATTCTAG
- a CDS encoding adenylate/guanylate cyclase domain-containing protein produces MWSKVIKYLGFIFIISFSSLSVFFSLSEREIEDPEIKNLIGYTSFFEDRFFDFRMRKTLDMSKQDKRLVMADIDDYSLKELGQWPVNRETWAQLITKLGHFGAKVIAFDVFFAEKSQSCNELSVDDLMANAITNFQSIPGNKVIIPYSLDTQGAETFEELPDQLYNFILESKTREGIELRPGKVSKAVWPIEKLLQTEPSLGHIQVEADLDGIMRHYRIVGNIDTLYLPSYGLEAYSQYTGDSPEINLLTPGEFKFKIKTGDFELNYKGETKLRWFGSEKNFPRVSIADIVKAADNDEQMKEVFSNTIVFVGASAYGAYDLRHTPVSSMLPGVYFHMNLTQMLLEGRFFRPQNDSTFISWSILLGGSLIILLIQFFENPILDITSTIVLIAGLYYYDTYYLIPDGYEVKLFFCFFSIVSSYSWNTFLHFYLANKDKAFLKSAFGSYISPELIDEMYTNGQQPALGGECGTRTAFFTDIQGFSTFSEILSATQLVDLLNEYLTVMTDILLEEKGTLDKYEGDAIIAFFGAPMPLEDHATRALVVAARMQAALLKLREKWVSEGDKWPTIVHEMRMRIGINTGEIVTGNMGSASRMNYTMMGDSVNLAARLEEAAKQYGIFTQLSEYTLNECEKSKFLFRELDTIRVVGKSEPVTTYELLDLREDASELLIQLQELFHKGLIHYKNQQWDMAIDYFNQTLDLELRRFPLLKEKKNPSKIYLERCTQFKENPPPADWDGVFTLTQK; encoded by the coding sequence ATGTGGTCAAAAGTAATTAAATATCTGGGATTTATTTTTATTATCTCCTTTTCTTCGCTTAGTGTGTTTTTCTCATTATCAGAAAGAGAAATAGAAGATCCAGAAATTAAGAACCTCATTGGTTATACTTCATTTTTTGAAGATAGGTTCTTCGACTTTAGAATGAGGAAAACTCTAGATATGTCCAAACAAGACAAAAGGCTTGTTATGGCAGATATCGATGATTATTCATTAAAGGAGCTAGGTCAGTGGCCGGTCAACAGAGAGACCTGGGCACAACTAATAACTAAGTTAGGACATTTTGGCGCAAAGGTAATTGCATTTGATGTTTTCTTCGCAGAAAAAAGTCAGTCATGTAACGAGCTCTCTGTTGATGATTTAATGGCAAATGCGATCACTAACTTTCAAAGTATACCGGGAAATAAGGTGATCATTCCCTACTCTCTAGACACTCAAGGCGCAGAAACATTTGAAGAACTACCAGACCAACTTTACAACTTTATACTAGAGTCAAAAACGAGAGAAGGCATTGAGCTCAGACCTGGAAAAGTCTCTAAGGCCGTATGGCCAATAGAAAAACTATTACAAACGGAGCCAAGTCTAGGACATATTCAAGTTGAGGCCGACCTCGATGGAATAATGAGACATTATAGAATTGTTGGTAATATTGATACCCTATACCTTCCAAGCTACGGACTAGAGGCGTACTCTCAATACACGGGAGACTCTCCAGAGATTAATCTTCTCACTCCAGGTGAATTTAAATTTAAAATAAAAACAGGTGATTTCGAACTAAACTATAAAGGTGAAACAAAACTTAGATGGTTTGGTAGTGAAAAGAACTTCCCTAGAGTAAGTATAGCCGATATTGTAAAGGCCGCAGATAACGACGAACAAATGAAAGAGGTTTTTAGCAATACAATCGTCTTTGTAGGTGCCAGTGCATATGGAGCGTATGATCTTCGTCATACTCCAGTAAGCTCTATGCTTCCAGGGGTTTATTTTCACATGAACCTTACTCAAATGCTCTTAGAAGGAAGATTTTTTAGACCTCAAAATGACTCAACTTTCATATCATGGTCAATACTTCTAGGAGGTTCACTAATAATTCTTCTTATCCAATTCTTTGAAAACCCTATTCTTGATATTACTTCAACTATAGTTTTGATTGCGGGTCTTTACTACTATGATACTTACTACTTAATACCAGATGGATATGAAGTTAAGCTCTTCTTTTGCTTCTTCTCCATTGTCTCCAGTTATTCCTGGAATACATTTCTACATTTTTACTTAGCTAATAAAGATAAAGCATTTCTTAAATCTGCTTTTGGATCATATATTTCTCCAGAGCTAATTGATGAGATGTACACCAATGGTCAGCAACCTGCTCTAGGTGGTGAATGTGGAACTAGAACGGCCTTCTTTACAGACATACAGGGATTTTCGACCTTTTCTGAAATTCTGTCGGCAACTCAACTTGTAGACCTTCTAAATGAATACTTAACAGTAATGACCGATATTCTACTCGAAGAAAAAGGTACTCTCGATAAGTATGAAGGAGATGCAATCATAGCCTTCTTTGGTGCTCCAATGCCTCTAGAAGATCATGCAACAAGGGCGCTAGTTGTTGCAGCAAGAATGCAAGCTGCACTTTTAAAACTAAGAGAAAAATGGGTCAGCGAAGGAGATAAGTGGCCAACAATCGTTCATGAAATGAGAATGAGAATCGGAATTAATACAGGTGAAATTGTAACAGGGAATATGGGTTCGGCCTCAAGAATGAACTATACAATGATGGGAGATTCTGTGAACCTTGCGGCCAGACTTGAAGAAGCAGCTAAGCAGTATGGAATATTCACTCAACTATCAGAATACACTTTAAATGAATGTGAAAAGTCTAAATTTCTCTTTAGAGAACTCGATACAATTCGTGTTGTGGGAAAATCTGAGCCAGTTACAACTTATGAATTACTAGATCTTAGAGAAGATGCATCGGAACTATTAATTCAGCTACAAGAGTTATTCCATAAAGGTCTCATTCATTATAAGAACCAACAGTGGGATATGGCGATAGACTACTTTAACCAAACTCTAGATTTAGAGCTAAGAAGGTTTCCCCTACTTAAGGAAAAGAAGAACCCTTCAAAAATATATCTCGAAAGATGTACACAGTTTAAAGAAAATCCTCCGCCTGCAGACTGGGACGGCGTATTTACTTTAACTCAAAAATAA